The following coding sequences lie in one Arthrobacter sp. SLBN-122 genomic window:
- a CDS encoding MFS transporter: MSETTATSKELLARPVLKSAIFKAARRLMPMLVILYVVSFLDRTNVGFAEAALGADKGVSAAAFALGAGIFFIGYAIFEIPSNLLLKKVGAKIWLARIAITWGIVSACFAFVQGETSFVILRFLLGVTEAGLFPGVIMYLAEWFPNKVRVQMFAIFYLAQPFSQMIGNPLSGWLINIGDQVPGLRGWQVMFFVEGLLAVLAGIAAFFFLINGPEKAKFLNKEEKYALKEVMALEDTIKDETGPRGILAAMRNGRVWYFTAIYFCLQIAVYGVTFFLPQQVSSLTGQKVGLAVGLLIAVPWFFGIFSCYFIGKAADTVAKRRKFGTILFISTGLCIFGSAWAGTNHQPVIGMIFITLAVCSFLAVGPVVWSYPTAFLAGSAAAAGIGLINSLGNLGGFVAPILRTAVNEATQSPTGSMGVYALGVLPFVAAAMMFATKRFKNKADDLLD; encoded by the coding sequence GTGTCCGAAACCACCGCAACATCCAAGGAACTTCTGGCCCGCCCGGTCCTGAAGTCCGCGATCTTCAAGGCGGCCCGCCGGCTCATGCCGATGCTGGTCATCCTGTATGTCGTTTCGTTCCTGGACCGCACCAACGTCGGCTTCGCAGAGGCCGCGCTGGGAGCGGACAAGGGGGTGTCCGCCGCGGCCTTCGCCCTGGGCGCAGGCATCTTCTTCATCGGCTACGCGATCTTCGAGATCCCCAGCAACCTGCTGCTCAAGAAGGTCGGCGCCAAGATCTGGCTGGCACGCATCGCCATCACGTGGGGCATCGTTTCGGCATGCTTCGCTTTTGTGCAGGGCGAGACGTCGTTCGTGATCCTGCGTTTCCTCCTCGGCGTGACCGAAGCAGGGCTGTTCCCCGGCGTGATCATGTACCTCGCCGAGTGGTTCCCCAACAAGGTGCGCGTGCAGATGTTCGCCATCTTCTACCTGGCACAGCCGTTCTCCCAGATGATCGGCAACCCGCTGTCCGGCTGGCTGATCAACATCGGCGACCAGGTGCCCGGCCTGCGCGGCTGGCAGGTCATGTTCTTCGTCGAAGGCCTCCTGGCCGTCCTTGCCGGCATCGCAGCGTTCTTCTTCCTGATCAACGGTCCGGAGAAGGCCAAGTTCCTCAACAAGGAAGAGAAGTACGCGCTGAAGGAAGTCATGGCGCTTGAAGACACCATCAAGGACGAAACCGGGCCCCGCGGCATCCTGGCCGCCATGCGCAACGGCCGCGTCTGGTATTTCACCGCCATCTACTTCTGCCTGCAGATCGCCGTCTACGGCGTGACGTTCTTCCTGCCGCAGCAGGTGTCCTCCCTGACCGGGCAGAAGGTTGGACTGGCCGTCGGCCTGCTGATCGCGGTCCCGTGGTTCTTCGGCATCTTCTCCTGCTACTTCATCGGAAAAGCCGCAGATACCGTGGCCAAGCGCCGCAAGTTCGGCACCATCCTGTTCATCTCAACAGGCCTGTGCATCTTCGGGTCGGCCTGGGCAGGCACCAACCACCAGCCGGTCATCGGCATGATCTTCATTACCCTGGCGGTGTGCAGCTTCCTGGCCGTTGGCCCGGTGGTCTGGTCCTATCCGACCGCGTTCCTCGCCGGATCGGCCGCCGCAGCCGGCATCGGCCTGATCAACTCCCTTGGCAACCTGGGTGGCTTCGTGGCCCCGATCCTGCGGACCGCGGTCAACGAGGCCACGCAATCGCCCACCGGATCCATGGGCGTCTACGCCCTGGGCGTCCTGCCCTTCGTGGCCGCTGCGATGATGTTCGCCACCAAGCGGTTCAAGAACAAGGCCGACGACCTGCTCGACTGA
- a CDS encoding tautomerase family protein, whose product MPLVRIDVNEGRSAEDLQQLSRGIHDAILAEYGIPERDYFHILTEHPQGQIFAQDAGLGFERTGGVVMIQIFTQGGRSQEAKQRLFAAVAEKLAAVGVAGEDVFIGYVENTAGDWSFGFGRAQYVTGELAVPRK is encoded by the coding sequence ATGCCATTGGTTCGCATCGACGTTAATGAAGGGCGCAGCGCGGAGGACCTGCAGCAGCTCAGCCGCGGAATCCACGACGCGATCCTTGCCGAGTACGGCATTCCGGAGCGGGACTACTTCCACATCCTGACCGAGCACCCGCAGGGCCAGATATTCGCCCAGGATGCCGGACTGGGGTTTGAGCGCACCGGGGGAGTTGTGATGATCCAGATCTTCACCCAGGGCGGGCGTTCGCAGGAGGCCAAGCAGCGGCTCTTCGCGGCGGTGGCCGAAAAGCTTGCGGCAGTTGGCGTGGCCGGGGAGGACGTCTTCATTGGCTATGTCGAAAACACGGCCGGTGACTGGTCCTTCGGCTTTGGCCGCGCGCAGTACGTAACGGGCGAATTGGCCGTTCCGAGGAAGTAG
- the dhaL gene encoding dihydroxyacetone kinase subunit DhaL, protein MTKIFDDPAQFADDALDGFVAANRQYVARVDGGVVRSTESPEGQVAVVIGGGSGHYPAFAGLVGAGLAAGSACGNMFASPSAGQVYRVAKASQTGGGVLLSYGNYAGDVLHFGQAQEKLNAEGIETRTVLVTDDIASAPLEEIGKRRGIAGDLTVFKVAGAAAEAGLDLDEVERLAIKANHRTRSLGVAFAGCTLPGASEPLFTVPEGMMSVGLGIHGEPGISEQPLPSASELAKLLVDGLLKDKPDAAGQRVVPILNGLGTVKYDELFLLFGKVEALLSAAGLDIVEPECGELVTSLDMSGLSLTLFWLDEELEKFWAAPADTPAFRKGNLAQRRARSVESLAEAATAPALAATAASTALAATAVDALKEARAVVVEHEEALGKLDAIAGDGDHGIGMRRGVDAAVAAAEKSHAGGAGLEEVLAAAGEQWAERAGGTSGALWGAAVTAVGRTLGSKDAYTAADAAAAVNALRDAIITLGKAEAGDKTMVDALLPFAETFTKAIDDGGSLAGSLRAAAEAAAKAADATADLSPKKGRARPLAEKSLGHPDPGAVSFGLIARRVADYAATIESS, encoded by the coding sequence ATGACAAAAATATTTGACGATCCAGCGCAGTTCGCTGACGACGCCCTCGACGGCTTCGTTGCAGCCAACCGCCAGTACGTGGCCCGGGTGGACGGCGGCGTTGTCCGCTCCACCGAATCACCCGAGGGCCAGGTGGCAGTGGTCATCGGCGGCGGTTCCGGCCACTATCCGGCCTTCGCCGGCCTGGTTGGCGCCGGGCTTGCCGCCGGAAGCGCCTGCGGCAACATGTTTGCTTCCCCCTCCGCCGGGCAGGTGTACCGGGTGGCCAAAGCCTCCCAAACCGGCGGCGGTGTCCTGCTCAGCTACGGCAACTACGCCGGCGACGTGCTCCACTTCGGCCAGGCGCAGGAGAAGCTGAACGCTGAAGGCATCGAAACCCGCACCGTGCTGGTAACCGATGACATCGCCAGTGCGCCCCTCGAAGAAATCGGCAAGCGCCGCGGCATCGCCGGTGACCTTACCGTCTTCAAGGTGGCCGGCGCGGCCGCAGAGGCCGGGCTGGACCTGGACGAGGTGGAGAGGCTCGCCATCAAGGCCAACCACCGCACCCGCTCCCTCGGCGTGGCCTTCGCCGGCTGCACACTCCCCGGCGCAAGCGAGCCCCTCTTCACCGTGCCGGAAGGCATGATGTCGGTGGGACTGGGCATCCACGGCGAACCCGGGATCTCCGAGCAGCCCCTGCCCAGCGCCAGCGAACTGGCCAAACTGCTGGTGGACGGTCTGTTGAAGGACAAACCGGACGCCGCAGGCCAACGCGTGGTACCCATCCTCAACGGACTGGGAACGGTCAAGTATGACGAGCTCTTCCTGCTGTTCGGAAAGGTCGAAGCCCTGCTCTCCGCAGCCGGACTGGACATCGTGGAGCCTGAGTGCGGTGAACTGGTGACCAGCCTGGACATGTCCGGCCTGTCCCTGACGCTGTTCTGGCTGGATGAGGAACTGGAGAAGTTCTGGGCCGCGCCGGCTGACACCCCTGCCTTCCGCAAGGGTAATCTTGCCCAGCGCCGGGCACGTTCGGTGGAGTCCCTGGCTGAGGCTGCCACGGCGCCTGCGCTGGCCGCCACCGCCGCCTCCACTGCCTTGGCCGCCACCGCCGTGGACGCTCTGAAGGAGGCGCGCGCCGTCGTCGTCGAACACGAGGAGGCACTCGGAAAGCTGGATGCCATCGCCGGGGACGGCGACCACGGCATCGGCATGCGGCGCGGCGTGGACGCGGCCGTTGCTGCAGCGGAGAAGTCCCACGCAGGCGGCGCCGGCCTGGAGGAAGTCCTCGCGGCGGCGGGGGAGCAGTGGGCCGAGCGCGCCGGCGGTACCTCCGGGGCCCTTTGGGGCGCGGCCGTCACCGCCGTTGGCAGGACCCTTGGCAGCAAGGACGCCTATACCGCCGCTGACGCAGCGGCGGCCGTCAACGCCCTCCGCGATGCCATCATCACCCTGGGCAAGGCGGAAGCGGGAGACAAGACCATGGTGGACGCGCTCCTTCCGTTCGCTGAGACCTTCACCAAGGCAATTGACGACGGCGGCAGCTTGGCCGGCAGCCTGCGTGCGGCAGCGGAAGCTGCCGCCAAGGCCGCTGACGCGACTGCCGACCTCAGCCCGAAGAAAGGCCGTGCCCGGCCGCTCGCCGAAAAGAGCCTCGGCCACCCGGATCCCGGCGCCGTCTCGTTCGGCCTTATCGCCCGCAGGGTGGCGGACTACGCCGCCACCATCGAAAGCTCCTAA
- a CDS encoding SRPBCC family protein gives MSNSLKLSVPEGVPFIDFEREFDFPVADVFRAHKEPDLIVQWLGPRGMKMAIDHYDFRTGGSYSYLHTGPDGVAYEFRGIFHTVRENEFALQTFEFGGYPDIVSLEFMTFEDLGNGRTRLRGHSVYPSQEARDGMAQSGMEGGMSEGYERLEELLAGARV, from the coding sequence ATGAGCAATTCCCTGAAACTCAGCGTTCCCGAGGGCGTCCCCTTCATCGATTTTGAGCGCGAGTTCGATTTCCCGGTCGCGGATGTGTTCCGCGCGCACAAAGAGCCGGACCTCATTGTCCAGTGGCTGGGCCCGCGGGGCATGAAGATGGCGATCGACCACTACGACTTCCGCACGGGCGGCAGCTACAGCTACCTGCATACGGGACCGGACGGGGTGGCCTACGAGTTCCGTGGCATCTTCCATACGGTGCGCGAGAACGAGTTCGCCCTGCAGACGTTTGAGTTCGGCGGTTACCCGGACATCGTCAGCCTGGAGTTCATGACGTTTGAAGACCTGGGCAATGGACGGACCCGGCTGCGGGGGCACTCGGTGTACCCCAGCCAGGAGGCGCGCGACGGCATGGCGCAGTCGGGCATGGAGGGCGGAATGTCTGAAGGCTACGAGCGGCTCGAGGAATTACTGGCAGGCGCGCGCGTCTGA
- a CDS encoding triose-phosphate isomerase family protein — protein sequence MSTSGSSTGNGTLYIGVSTKMYLGYQASLRWLSEVRSVVDDRPGLGTNSAKDSAVRVFVIPSFPVLEPAARILAGSPVLLGAQNCAWGDGPLTGEVSPGMLAELGVSLVEIGHAERRKFFAEDDAVVARKVRAAVGHSLTPLLCIGEADKLDAGAAAAFCVQQVRAATDGDPALLSSLLLAYEPVWAIGAQEPAPPEHVNAVLAHIRAELGRDCPLIYGGSAGPGLLPLLPAADGLFLGRFAHDAANLGRVLDEALALAQTRGSDARACQ from the coding sequence ATGAGCACCTCCGGCAGCAGCACAGGGAACGGCACCCTCTACATCGGTGTCAGCACCAAGATGTACCTGGGATACCAGGCAAGCCTGCGCTGGCTGTCGGAGGTCCGCTCTGTTGTCGACGACAGGCCCGGACTGGGCACGAATTCCGCCAAGGATTCCGCGGTCCGGGTCTTCGTCATCCCATCCTTTCCGGTCCTGGAGCCTGCCGCGCGGATCCTGGCCGGCTCGCCCGTCCTGCTGGGAGCGCAGAACTGCGCCTGGGGCGACGGGCCCCTGACCGGGGAAGTCAGTCCCGGAATGCTGGCCGAACTGGGCGTTTCGCTCGTCGAAATCGGCCACGCGGAACGTCGCAAATTCTTTGCCGAGGATGATGCCGTGGTGGCACGCAAGGTGCGCGCCGCCGTCGGCCATTCCCTCACCCCGCTGCTCTGCATCGGCGAGGCGGACAAGCTCGACGCCGGCGCTGCCGCCGCCTTCTGCGTGCAGCAGGTCCGCGCCGCCACGGACGGCGACCCCGCCCTGCTCAGCAGCCTGCTCCTGGCGTACGAGCCGGTCTGGGCCATCGGTGCGCAGGAACCCGCCCCGCCGGAGCACGTCAACGCCGTCCTGGCCCACATCCGTGCCGAGCTGGGCAGGGACTGCCCCCTTATATACGGCGGCAGCGCCGGCCCGGGCCTGCTTCCACTGTTGCCCGCGGCGGATGGACTCTTCCTGGGCCGCTTCGCGCACGACGCCGCCAACCTGGGCCGCGTACTGGACGAAGCCCTCGCCCTTGCCCAGACCCGCGGCTCAGACGCGCGCGCCTGCCAGTAA
- a CDS encoding ribose-5-phosphate isomerase: MTEQTQPGWRIVVGNDEAGVEYKNALREMLEADPRVASVEDVGVGADDSTAYPHLAVAAARKVAAGEADRALLICGTGLGVAISANKVPGIRAVTAHDSYSVERSVLSNNAQVLTMGQRVIGLELAKKLVGEWLNYRFDENSASAAKVDAICSYEGASEGLETK; encoded by the coding sequence ATGACTGAGCAAACCCAGCCAGGCTGGCGCATCGTCGTCGGCAACGACGAAGCCGGCGTCGAATACAAGAACGCCCTGCGCGAGATGCTTGAGGCGGACCCCCGCGTTGCGTCGGTGGAGGACGTAGGAGTCGGCGCCGACGACTCCACGGCCTACCCGCACTTGGCCGTCGCCGCAGCCCGTAAGGTGGCCGCCGGCGAAGCGGACCGCGCGCTGTTGATCTGCGGCACCGGCCTGGGCGTGGCCATTTCGGCCAACAAGGTACCGGGCATCCGGGCGGTCACGGCCCACGACAGCTACTCCGTGGAACGCTCCGTGCTGTCCAACAACGCGCAGGTGCTGACCATGGGCCAGCGCGTCATCGGCCTGGAACTGGCCAAGAAGCTGGTGGGCGAGTGGCTCAACTACCGCTTCGATGAAAACTCCGCATCCGCGGCAAAAGTAGACGCCATCTGCTCCTATGAGGGCGCGTCGGAAGGACTTGAAACCAAATGA
- a CDS encoding SDR family NAD(P)-dependent oxidoreductase: MTAFPADRTVIVTGAVSERGIGRATADYLAERGWNIGVIDLDDAACKAVAKELAEKHGVKAHGAGANIGDEASVRAAIDEIEAELPQLVALANIAGVSSPVPYLELDGAEWDRVININMNGVHYATRRAAESMVKNRLGRIVNISSVSAQRGGGTFSKTPYSVAKAGVIGLTRATARELGEYDITVNAISPGPIDTDIMGGTLSEERKDELVKDLVVNRVGTTRDVAAAISFLIGEDAGYISGQTLNVDGGLYMH; this comes from the coding sequence ATGACAGCATTTCCCGCAGACCGCACGGTGATCGTCACCGGGGCAGTCTCAGAGCGAGGCATCGGCCGGGCCACCGCAGACTACCTTGCCGAACGTGGGTGGAACATCGGCGTGATCGACCTCGATGACGCTGCCTGCAAGGCAGTCGCCAAGGAGTTGGCGGAAAAGCACGGCGTCAAAGCCCACGGGGCCGGCGCCAATATCGGCGACGAGGCTTCCGTACGTGCCGCCATCGACGAGATCGAGGCAGAACTGCCCCAGCTCGTGGCCCTTGCCAACATCGCCGGCGTCAGCTCTCCGGTTCCCTACCTTGAACTCGACGGCGCCGAGTGGGACCGCGTGATCAACATCAACATGAACGGTGTCCACTACGCCACCCGCCGGGCAGCTGAATCCATGGTGAAGAACCGGCTGGGGCGGATCGTGAACATCTCCTCGGTCTCCGCCCAGCGCGGCGGCGGAACCTTCAGCAAGACCCCGTACTCCGTGGCCAAGGCCGGCGTCATCGGCCTGACCCGCGCCACCGCCCGTGAACTGGGGGAGTACGACATCACCGTCAACGCCATCTCACCCGGTCCCATCGACACCGACATCATGGGCGGCACCCTCAGCGAGGAACGCAAGGATGAGCTCGTCAAGGACCTGGTGGTGAACCGGGTGGGCACCACTCGAGACGTCGCCGCAGCCATCTCATTCCTGATCGGCGAGGATGCCGGCTATATCTCCGGCCAGACGCTGAACGTCGACGGCGGCCTGTACATGCACTGA
- a CDS encoding 3-hydroxyacyl-CoA dehydrogenase family protein has product MSTRNIAVVGSGYMGGGIAQVLALAGARVALADVSAEIAQSNYERLLKESDEFVAAGLFPANATDLLKENLWAAKDIEEAVAGAEYIEEAVPEVLEIKHATLGRISAAARPDAIIGSNTSTISIAKLAEVVDNPERFLGVHFSNPAPFIPGVEVIPHEGTSEATVQAARTIVGETGKETATVKDVTGFVLNRLQYALFHEAAQVVEEGIATAEDVDTLVRTTFGFRLPFFGPFAIADMAGLDVYAFCYKSLQTGFPERFATPKILQDKVDAGQLGTKTGSGFLDVPADRTAALVAYRNKAYVAMQKLIEDLGPAPLS; this is encoded by the coding sequence ATGAGCACCCGTAACATCGCCGTCGTCGGCTCCGGCTACATGGGCGGCGGAATCGCCCAGGTCCTGGCACTCGCCGGAGCCCGCGTGGCACTGGCGGACGTCTCCGCCGAAATCGCCCAGAGCAACTACGAGCGCCTGCTGAAGGAATCCGACGAGTTCGTCGCGGCCGGCCTGTTCCCTGCGAACGCCACCGACCTGCTCAAGGAAAACCTCTGGGCAGCCAAGGACATCGAAGAAGCCGTGGCCGGCGCCGAGTACATCGAGGAGGCAGTGCCGGAGGTCCTGGAGATCAAGCACGCCACCCTGGGCAGGATCAGCGCCGCCGCCCGCCCCGATGCCATCATCGGCTCCAACACCTCCACCATCTCCATCGCCAAGCTGGCCGAGGTGGTGGACAACCCGGAGCGCTTCCTGGGCGTCCACTTCTCCAACCCGGCCCCGTTCATCCCCGGCGTGGAAGTCATCCCGCACGAAGGAACTTCCGAGGCAACGGTCCAGGCCGCCCGCACCATCGTGGGGGAGACCGGCAAGGAAACAGCCACCGTCAAGGACGTCACCGGCTTCGTGCTGAACCGGCTCCAGTACGCCCTCTTCCACGAAGCCGCACAGGTGGTGGAGGAAGGCATCGCCACCGCGGAGGACGTGGATACCCTGGTGCGCACCACCTTCGGCTTCCGGCTGCCCTTCTTCGGGCCGTTCGCGATCGCCGACATGGCAGGCCTGGACGTGTACGCCTTCTGCTATAAGTCCCTGCAGACCGGCTTCCCGGAGCGGTTCGCCACCCCCAAGATCCTGCAGGACAAGGTCGACGCCGGCCAGCTGGGCACCAAGACCGGCTCCGGCTTCCTGGACGTCCCGGCTGACCGGACCGCTGCCCTTGTTGCCTACCGGAACAAGGCATACGTCGCCATGCAAAAGCTCATCGAGGACCTGGGCCCCGCCCCGCTGTCCTAG
- a CDS encoding Cgl0159 family (beta/alpha)8-fold protein codes for MTLTPLASNNALDDDPRRYEHLSTIRLEDPDAVARAAKSRRRHPGLKSGRQNFIVAADHPARGALAVGSDPVAMADRRQLLDRLQIALANPAVDGVLASPDIMDDLLLLGALDGKLVFGSMNRGGLSGLVNEFDDRFTGHTAAALEALGADGGKMLTRICLGDPDTVATLEATAKAIDSLAERKLIAMVEPFLSVRENGKVRNDLSTNAVIKSIAIAEGLGSTSAYTWMKLPVVAEMERVMAATTMPTVLLGGDPDGTQDEVFASWQAALALPGVQGLTVGRTLLYPADGDVAGAVASAASLLHHTTEIPEN; via the coding sequence GTGACCCTCACTCCGTTAGCGTCGAACAACGCACTGGACGACGATCCGCGCCGCTATGAGCACCTGAGCACCATCCGCCTGGAAGACCCGGATGCCGTGGCCCGTGCCGCCAAGTCCCGCAGGCGCCACCCCGGCCTGAAGTCGGGCCGGCAGAACTTCATCGTCGCCGCAGACCACCCCGCCCGCGGCGCCCTTGCCGTCGGCAGCGACCCCGTGGCCATGGCCGACCGGCGTCAGCTACTGGACCGGCTGCAAATCGCCCTGGCCAACCCCGCCGTTGACGGTGTCCTGGCGTCCCCGGACATCATGGACGACCTGCTGCTGCTGGGCGCCCTGGACGGCAAGCTGGTGTTCGGTTCGATGAACCGCGGCGGCCTGTCCGGGCTGGTCAACGAGTTCGACGACCGCTTCACCGGCCACACCGCAGCAGCGCTGGAGGCTCTGGGAGCTGACGGTGGCAAGATGCTGACCCGCATCTGCCTGGGCGACCCCGACACCGTGGCCACGCTGGAAGCGACCGCGAAGGCCATTGATTCGCTGGCGGAGCGGAAGCTGATCGCCATGGTGGAACCGTTCCTCTCTGTCCGCGAGAACGGTAAAGTCCGCAACGACCTGTCCACCAACGCCGTGATCAAGTCCATCGCGATCGCCGAAGGCCTGGGTTCCACCAGCGCCTACACCTGGATGAAGCTTCCCGTGGTAGCCGAAATGGAACGCGTCATGGCCGCCACCACCATGCCCACCGTCCTGCTGGGCGGGGACCCGGACGGCACCCAGGACGAGGTCTTCGCGTCCTGGCAGGCCGCACTGGCTCTGCCCGGCGTCCAGGGCCTCACGGTTGGCCGGACGCTGCTTTACCCGGCAGACGGGGATGTCGCGGGCGCCGTCGCCAGCGCCGCCTCGCTGCTGCACCACACCACTGAAATCCCGGAGAACTAG
- the iolC gene encoding 5-dehydro-2-deoxygluconokinase → MTHELLTIGRISVDIYPNDIGVGLEDVNSFGKYLGGSPSNVAVAAARHGRRTGVITRTGDDPFGTYLHRELHKFNVDDTYVTPVKDWPTAVTFCAIKPATDEFPLYFYGRFPTAPDLQIEAGELDLDAIRGAGIFWSTVTGLCQEPSRSAHIAAHQARPRTGLAEGQFTILDLDYRPMFWASEEEARTEVAKILPHVTVAIGNDKECAVAVGEGTPDEQADRLLAAGVEIAVVKLGAEGVMAKTRTERVVSAPVPVETLNGLGAGDSFGGAFCHGLLSGWPLAQVLDYANAAGAIVASRLSCADAMPTPDEVTSLLAERGRAVPGASIPEGAAL, encoded by the coding sequence GTGACCCACGAGCTTCTTACGATCGGGCGCATCAGCGTTGATATCTACCCGAACGACATCGGGGTTGGCCTGGAGGACGTTAATTCCTTCGGCAAATACCTTGGCGGTTCGCCCTCCAACGTCGCCGTTGCAGCAGCCCGCCACGGACGCCGCACCGGCGTCATCACCCGCACCGGGGATGATCCGTTCGGCACCTACCTGCACCGCGAACTGCACAAGTTCAACGTCGATGACACCTACGTCACGCCGGTCAAGGACTGGCCCACCGCGGTGACCTTCTGCGCCATCAAGCCAGCCACGGACGAGTTTCCGCTGTACTTCTACGGCCGGTTCCCCACCGCGCCGGACCTGCAGATCGAGGCCGGGGAACTGGACCTCGACGCCATCCGCGGAGCCGGGATCTTCTGGTCCACCGTCACGGGCCTGTGCCAGGAACCCTCCCGCAGCGCCCACATCGCCGCCCACCAGGCCCGTCCCCGCACCGGCCTGGCCGAGGGGCAGTTCACTATCCTGGACCTGGACTACCGGCCCATGTTCTGGGCATCGGAAGAGGAGGCCCGCACCGAGGTCGCCAAGATCCTGCCGCACGTTACCGTTGCCATCGGCAACGACAAGGAATGCGCCGTGGCCGTAGGCGAAGGCACCCCGGATGAGCAGGCAGACCGGCTCCTGGCAGCCGGCGTGGAAATCGCCGTCGTCAAGCTTGGCGCGGAAGGCGTGATGGCCAAGACCCGCACCGAACGCGTGGTCTCCGCTCCCGTCCCGGTGGAAACCCTGAACGGCCTGGGTGCCGGCGACTCCTTCGGCGGCGCCTTCTGCCACGGGCTGCTGTCGGGGTGGCCGCTGGCACAGGTCCTGGACTACGCCAACGCCGCCGGCGCCATTGTGGCTTCCCGCCTTTCCTGCGCCGATGCCATGCCGACGCCGGATGAGGTCACCTCGCTGCTGGCCGAACGCGGCCGCGCGGTTCCCGGCGCCTCGATTCCCGAAGGAGCAGCACTGTGA
- a CDS encoding ArsR/SmtB family transcription factor produces the protein MNSESAALDSAFMALADPVRRSIIARLSRGPATVNELAEPFEISKQAVSKHIQVLEQAELVTRSRDAQRRPVHLNPARLEALTAWIDRYRLVREGQFRSLDAVLKSNTADSGDESSKES, from the coding sequence ATGAACTCTGAAAGTGCGGCCTTGGACTCGGCCTTCATGGCCTTGGCAGATCCCGTGCGAAGGAGCATCATTGCACGGCTCAGCCGGGGCCCGGCAACAGTGAACGAATTGGCAGAACCGTTCGAAATCTCCAAGCAGGCGGTTTCGAAACATATCCAGGTGCTCGAGCAGGCGGAACTGGTGACCCGAAGCAGGGACGCGCAGCGCAGGCCCGTCCACCTGAACCCGGCGCGGCTTGAGGCGCTGACCGCATGGATCGACCGCTACCGGTTGGTGCGTGAAGGGCAGTTCCGCAGCCTGGATGCCGTACTCAAATCAAACACCGCGGACAGCGGCGATGAATCATCCAAGGAGTCATGA